CCGTCCGGGTCCAGCCCGGGGACACCCTGTTCCTCCTGGCTCAGCGGTATGGCGTTCCGCTGGCCGCCGTCATCCTGGCCAACCCGCAGCTCGGCGACCCGGACCGCCTCGTGCCCGGCCAGTGGATCTGCATCCCGTCGGCGCCGCCGGGCTGTCCCGGGGGCCATCTGGTGGTCGTCCGCCCCGGTGACACCCTCTTCGCCATCGCCCAGCGGTTCCGCGTCCCCCTGGAGGCGGTGATCGCCGCCAACCCCCAGCTGGCCGACCCCGACCGGATCGAGCCCGGCCAGATCGTCTGCGTGCCGCGTTCGCCGGGGCGCTGCGAGGGCGTCCCCTACGTGGTCCAGCCGGGCGACACGCTCTTCGCCATCGCGCAGCGCTTCGGGGTCGACCTCGAGGCGCTGACCGCCGCCAACCCCCAGATCACCAACCCGGATCGCATCTGGCCGGGCGAGGTGGTCTGCGTCCCCACGGCGCGGGAGGCGTAGGCGGCGACGTCGCCGCACCGCCGACCGGCGTGCACCGGGGCGGCAGCGAGCCGCCTGCCGCCGACCCGGCCCCCACCGGTGGGCCCGACCGAGCGCCCTCCGGTGGGGGCCGTCGCGTGCCGCGACGTTGCCTCTTCGCTGGCCGTCCCCACGGCTCGGCGTCCACGGCTCGGGATGATCGGGTGCCATGCGGGTGGCCTGTCCCACCGGCTTCCACGGCCGTGCTGCCAGGGCCGCCTGGGCCATGGGCTGCCACCTGGGGCCACGGGCTCCCGCCACGGGGCATGGCCCGGCCGTTCCCACGCGCTCCGCGGAGCGCGGACCGTGGAACCACGCCGGCACGGGGCCGCCAGGGCCTGGGCCCGGGGCATACTGCCTCCAGGACGGGGACGAACGGGCAGAGCGTCCCCTGCCGACGGACGTCTGCGAAGGAGCGGAGAGCATGGAATCCAAGGGAAGGGACGAGGGCGGCCGGCGATCCCGCCCGGCTGCCCCTTCGGCAGAGGCCGCCGCGGGGACCCGGGCCGAGCCGGATCGCGCCCGCGGCCCGGCGTCGGGACGGGCCGCCGATGAACCGGCGGAGGGGGCGGGCACCACGCGGCCGCGTCCCCTGGTCGCGCGCCCCATCAGCCTGCGCGCGGCCCAGGGCGGGGGGCGGCCGACGGGGCCCCTCCCCCTGCCCGCCCTGAGGGCCGCCGGGGAAGGGCAGCCCAGGACTCCGGCGGCGCGCCGCGACGCCCCAGGGCACCGGGGCACCGCGGGTCCCGGCGCGGCGGCCGGCGACGGCGGGATCGCCGGGGAGGCGGGGGCCGTGGCCGGGCCTGGGCCCAACCAGCGGGACGACATCCGCCGCTCCCTCTGGGTCCGTCGACCCGACCTCTTCTACGGGCAGCCCAACCGCGGTCACCATCGCGCGGCCTTCGCCGAACCGCTGGTCCCCAGCCGGGAGCGGCTGGACGGATCCTCTGCCGGGGCCCGCCCCGGGGCGGAGGGCGCGACCGGCGAGGGCGAGGACGCCTCGCGCCACGGGCCGGTGGCGCAGCGCCGCCAGGGGGTGGACCGCGTGCCCGCGGCCCGCGAGCTCCTCCCCCTGGTGGAGCAGGCCGCGCCGCCCGCGGTCGACTACGCTCCCGGCCGCCCGGAGGAGGGGCGCGTCGACGACCGGGTGGCTCACCAGCTGACGCAGCGCCCGTCGCCCAGCTCCCAGGGGCGCCCCATCGCGCCCGCGGGCGAGTTCGAGCCGGCCGCGGCGGCCGCCCCGCCCGCCGGCGCGCAGCCCGCGGCGACGGCGGCCACGCCGGCCGACGGCCGCGGCGATCCGGCGGCCGACGTGATCCCCTCCGTCGAACCGGCGACGGCGGGCGCCGGGTCCGCCCCGCGGGGACCGGTGCGGGACGAACCGGCTCAGCCGGAGACGCGGGCCGCGACGCCCCGGCCCGAGGAGGCGCGGGTCCAGGCCGGCGAGGGCGTGCGGGCCGAGGCCGGTGCGTCCGCGCCGGAGACCGCGATGGTGCAGGACGTGGGAGGCGCTCCCGTGCCGTTGAACGCCGCGGCGGTCCAGGCGGTGGGGGAGGGGCCCGGCATCGATCCTGGACGGGGTGACGCCGCCGGTGGCGGGCCGCCGGTGGCGGCCGAGCCCGCGAACCCGCGGCTCGACGCAGCGGCGGAGCTGCGGCCGCGCCCCGTGCTGCGTACGCCGCTGCAGCCGCGGGCGGTGGCGACGCGTCCCGCCACCGCCGAGCGGTCGGGCCGGCTGCCGGGAGACCGGACCACCGACGCCAGTGCCCTGACGCGGGGGGCGATCCGGGAGGCCCGCGCCCGCTGGCAGGCGGCCGGCTCCGTCGAGACGAGGACGGAGGGGGGCCCCCACCGGACGGGCGACGGCGGCGCGGCGGGCCCCGCGGACGACGGCCGGCGGGAGGAAGGCCCGCGCCGGTGACGAAGCCCAGAAGGGCTTGAACCCCAACCAGGACACGAACCCGCGGCGCGGGAGGCCTGATGGGCCCGCGGGAGCGCGGGAGACTCAGGACGTCCTGGACATACGGCGGCCAGGGACCGACGCGTCCCATGGGGCCGCCGGCCGCGGCCCGCGGCGCGGCGAGGTGAGGCGGTGCGTTGACCCCGGTGGAATCGGCCGAGGGGACGGCTCGGCGGATCCGCGACGCCCTGTGGGGCCTCGCCTGCGGCGAGGCCGTGGGGCGCTGGGCGGCCGCGGGCGGGGCGGTGACGGCGGGCGGCCCGGCCCGGGCCGGCGGTTGGGTGGAGGGGGCCTTCCGACCGGGGGGCGACGGCCCTGGGGGCCCGGATCCGTCCGCCCTGGAGGCCGGGCCCCTGGCCCTGGAGG
The sequence above is drawn from the Thermaerobacter sp. FW80 genome and encodes:
- a CDS encoding LysM peptidoglycan-binding domain-containing protein, producing MPEGDATRPHPDGPGAAAPAEDDKPREAQDHPAVDAPADADPPPPAAAEASVPGGTSPQGVPETATVPAGAAPEGPPPCPGGQTVRVQPGDTLFLLAQRYGVPLAAVILANPQLGDPDRLVPGQWICIPSAPPGCPGGHLVVVRPGDTLFAIAQRFRVPLEAVIAANPQLADPDRIEPGQIVCVPRSPGRCEGVPYVVQPGDTLFAIAQRFGVDLEALTAANPQITNPDRIWPGEVVCVPTAREA